GGTCGGGAGAAAAAAGGACAAGGAACCAGAGCCTGTTGCCAAGACTCGTGGATTCACTTCCTTTTAACCCCGGGAGCAtccctgtggcacagctggGTGCCTCCAGGAGAGGAGAATGCCAGCTCTCGTCCCCGAAACAGAAACCACCGACTGGACATGGCAGAAATAACCCAAATTGCTCCAAAAAGCCTTTTCACCACCGGCAGGTCGACCCCAACATCTGCGCCCAGCGTTGTCCCGTCCCCTCGCCCGGCGTGACAGCGGCACCCAAGGCCACCGAGGCGGTGGCCAGTGCGGCTCCTGGCAGCCCGAGCCCCACGAAACCAGGGGGGACGTGGACACATGGGGGGAAGGGGGTCACGGCTCACCGTGGGCCTGTCCCCGTGGGGTCCCGGTGCACCGTGCTCTAATATGGCTTCTAAAGTTGCTCTGACGGTGAAATGCACCAACGCGACACAGGACACCGAAGCCACGATGTTGCTGCTACCCGGCCATGGGACAAACGCGACAAGATACAGGAACACGACACACATGGGCGCCACGGCTGCGTCGGGGACAGCTCACCCTCCGCTGGCGGGCCGGGCTTGGCATGCTTTGCTTCTTGGCATTATCTTCTTCTTTTATATGATTTAATTGgggattttcattttatttgggGGGAGAAAAATCAGGGCGGTGGAGAGCTCTCGAGCGATGAGTTTTGGTGGTCGCCGCCTCCTCCCTGGCGGGAGGCCGGAGATGGGGACGGCAGTGCCGGGGCGGTGGCAGCGCCGCCGGGCTGGGGCCATGCTGCTACTGCTACGTGGCTGCGTCGCATGCACTGCTCGTGGTATATACAGCTATGTCTCCATATATTTTACCTACACACAGCTAAGGGGGGGTCAGAGGCAGCGCAGATGGCTTCAGTATGTTGgttggttttcccttttttattaaaaaaaaaaaatatgtattaaagTCACagtcttccccctcccccaaggCTTAAAGAGTCTGAATGGAAACCAGCCAGGTGGGATCTCCACTCCTGGAGGGACTCCGGCCGATCCGGCGGGTCTGGGGGCGAAGGGGGGGGGCGGCGCGGAGGGGAGCGCACAGCAGGGGGTGCAtctggtgtgtgcaggtgtgatGTGCAGATGTGCAGATGTGCAGATGTGCAGGTGTGCAGGTGTGCAGATATTCAGGATGCAGATGTGCAGGTGTGCAGATGTGCAGGGTGCAGGTGTGCAGGTGTTCAGGATGCAGATGTTCAGGGCACAGATGTTCAGGTGTGCAGAGTGCAGATGTTCAGGGTGCAGGTGCGCAGATGTGCAGGGTGCACGGTGCAGATGTGCAGGTGTGCAGGTGTGCAGGTGTGCAGATATTCAGGATGCAGATGTGCAGGTGTGCAGATGTGCAGGGTGCAGGTGTGCAGGTGTTCAGGATGCAGATGTTCAGGGCACAGATGTTCAGGTGTGCAGAGTGCAGATGTTCAGGGTGCAGGTGCGCAGATGTGCAGGGTGCACGGTGCAGATGTGCAGGTGTGCAGGTGTGCAGGTGTGCAGGTGTGCAGGTGTGCAGGGTGCAGGTGTGCGAATGTTCAGGATGCAGATGTGCAGATGTGCAGGTGTGCAGGGTGCAGGTGTGCAGGTATGCAGGGTGCAGGTGTGCAGATGTGCAGGTGTGCAGGTGTGCAGATGTGCAGGGTGCAGATGTGCAGGTGTGCAGGTGCGCAGGGTGCAGATGTGCAAATGTGCAGATGTGCAGATGTGCACACCTCCACCTGCTTCCCTGGGAAGGCTGCAAGCAGGAGGATTTCAGTGCTCTTTctaattcctcctcttttaacCCACTCCATGTAAGGCAgatgctcccccccccccttccagtgcctgaatgGATCCCAAAATGAGACTGAGTCCTACCACTGCTCCTGACCATGGGGCGTCAGGCCCCCTCCAGCTccccatttttaaaagcatcccAGGACTTCTTCTCCCTTTGGCtacaggggcagggcaggactgCATCTGTTGACACTGACACATCCATTAGGAAAAGGGACTAATTGAAGCTGGAGATGGCCCTGAGGGACCACTGGCTGGGTGACCCCTGCAGACCCAGCGTGGCCCCACCTTCACCAGGGCATGGGCCAAGTGCAGCCGCAGTGGTGGTGGAGGTGGTCATTAGAGGTCCCTGTCCAACATCCCCTTCCCACACTGCAGCTTGGCTATCCAAGCCCCAAACCTCCCACGGATGGGGATGTCCTGCCCTGGGGACCTGTCCCAGAGCTGCACAACCCTCCAGGGGCAGGGGCTGGTCCCCGCGTCCATTTGAACCCCCTGAGGTGTGGCTGCCACCAAGTTTCCCATCATCTCTCCACCTCCAGAGGGGGCAGGGATGCCCTTTGGGAAGCcagagctgtgggagctgccAAAGCTTCCGACAGCACTGGGATGAGCTCAGTTTTGGCACTTTGTACCTGGACCCAGGACACCCTGCACCACGGTCCCAGTCCTGGTGTTgagctcccagagcagcatCCCCAGTGCCAGCACATCCCTGGGGCTCTaccctttgctgctgcagtgctggaacCCCCAGCACTGAGTCCAGGGAAGCCAAAGGGAGCAGAGCATGAGGCTGctgtggagctggagctgggacagggacacgagTTAATATCAGTGCTCCAATACAGACTGGACTGaacagggcagggctgctggaccctctcccagctgcagaaaaCTGTGTTGGCTTTCTGGCTCAGGGGCTTTTCTGGGACAGCAGGAGAAGTGGCCCAGAGAAGCTCTTAGCCACTGTCGGGGTCACGGATATGGCTTATACCCCGAGCAGGATGGGGTGGGTTCAACAGCCAGTGGCCTGGTGGGGAGTAGCAGCTCATGGGGGTTGGGGGCTTTGGTCCCTTGTTGGCCCTGGGCTTGCTCTTGCCATCCCCACCTGCAGCAGGTGGtggggctggagctccccatggCCCCTCAGCTACCCCACGCTGGGGTGCCCAAGGCAGGGCTGAGCCCTGGGACGTGCGATGGACGGTCTCTGGGGGACACCTGGTACCGCTCTGGGGGGCTGCCCCCATCACATCTGGAGACCTCTCATTGTAAACCTGCCTTGTGGAAGCATCTTGATCTACAGGATTCACCAAGCATGGTGGGACACAGATGCAAATCACCCAGCGCTGCTCCTCTGGGGACAAAACAgaggtggtggtgctggtgctggtggtgatTCACACGGTGCTGCTGGTGCATCCACATTTCACCCTGTGTCTCCTTGGAGCAGCCCTCCTgaggctccctgtgcccagacTGGCctccacagctcctgctgcaacACTGAGGGCTTGGCACCCCACCACCACAGCGGGATCCATGGGCCCTGCAAGCCTCTCCTCAGAGAACCCAAATCTGGAGCTGGCCAGGGGCACTCAGCCTTCCTTGGGGAGGACCAGGGGGAGGCACCTGGGTCTCTTCAGAGGGTCTTCTGCACCGTTTTTCTGTCTCACTGCTGGTCATGCCCCAACCAAGCACAGTGGGTCTGGTCATCTCACACTGTCAGGCTCCAGTATCACCTCCATGCAACGTTCCATGGTTCCCCACATGATTCCAAGGGCAGgagggcagcagcagtgctgcaggctggTGACACAGCTGCTGGGGCAGGTCCCAAGTGCGCCGGTGGCTTTGCACCAGGAAGGGATGGCGAGCAGAGGCAATGGGAGATGCAGCAGAAGGGAGCAATGCTGAAGAACAAAAAGAACCATCCATGTCTTTAACCTCTTCCCCTGGAAGCTATTGGGACTGCCTGGATACCCTTCCAGAGGCATCAAGGGGCATTTCAGcttaaaacagaacaaaaaaccgAAAGGAAGGTTGCAGAACTGAGGTATCAGTAGCTCTGGGTCGACTGTCCGCAGTGCCCGGCCGGCAGAGCTGCCTATTTGTTTTTCCCAAGAGCTGCATCTACTTCTTCCTCTGGCTTCAGCGAGTGCCACTGGGCAATGGGCCGCCgggggttggccagcatgtcagacCAGTGCCGCAGCTCCGTGCCGGTGGAGTTGAAGCCTGTGAAAATCTTGCCGATGGCTTCGTTCTTCCCCAGCTTGTCGTAGTCCAGCACTGTGATGACCACTTGCACTTTCTAAAGGAGGAAACCTTCTTTAGAGGGGTGGAAAGGCGCAGTGGCCACACAGCTCCATagccccagggtgccccagggATGCCCCAAGGCTGAGCACCACTGTGGCTCATTTTGGGGCAGGGCCCCCTCCCTGCTTCCTTCATGTCCTTCCCCGAGGAGCCCAGAGCCCAGTGGGGGCCCGGCTCATCCTGAGCTGACTCACCTGGGAAAGGTCGCCAAGGTGTGGTGTGGGGCTGGACAAGAGCTGTGGGCTACTGGGCAGGGGCAAGGGGCACGGGCAGGGGCTTGCACAGGACATGGAGGGGCAGAAGGCAGTGGCCAAGGGTCCAAAATGCCCCCAGGACCATCCTGTTATGCTTGAGGTGAGCACTGTAGGATCAGGAGCAGAGGAAAGCCCCATTTCAGCTGTGATCTGGGTTAGGGGTTCATCTCCCATGGGCGCTGCCCAGCCTcccacctctgtccccccaCCATCTGCCCTCAGCATCAGCCCAGGCCCCAGATGGGACTGGAAGAATCTCCAGGGTGACCAGACCAGGagctcagcaggagcagctcaggctgctggGAAGGCTGGGACAAGAGCTCAGGCAGTTCCAGGACATCTCCCATCCCAGAGGAGTCATCAGACAAACCTGTATCTGCTCAAAGGGGATCTCAAAGCTGAAGGACTCATTGAAGTAGGGGTTCAGAGTCTTCTTCTTGACTGTggtcttcttcttcttcaaCCTCTTGCCATTCTGCAGCAGGTGGATCTTCACGTAGGGATCTGGGGGGCAGGATGGGGCATTAGCCAGGGCTGAGGTGCCCGGGGGACACCACTGGTCGGGTCCCAGGAGACATCTCAACCCAGGGTGAGGGAGAGACCGCCCTGAGTAAAGGTGGGCTGAGGTTTGTGGATGGATGCCAAAGACAAAACAGTTGGGCTGGAGAGGATTTGTGGGAGCAACTGGCCAAGGGATGGAGTTCTTCTGGattcagcagagctggggaagggtctggagagtCAGAcatatgaggagaggctgagggatctggggggctcagcctggagcaaaggaggctcaggggggaccttgtggctctgcacaagtccctgacaggagggggcagccgggggggtcaggctctgctcccagggaacagggacaggaggagaggaaatggcctcaagttgaaacagggaaggtttaggttggacatcaggaaaaatttgTTTATGGAAAGGGTGGCCAGGCATtggaactgcccagggaggtggtggagtccccacccTTGGAGGGGTCCCAAGaatgcctggatgtggcactcagtgctctggtctgggtgacaaggtggggatcaggcacaggttgatgatcctggaggtcttttccaacagtaatgattctgggattctgtgctgTGGGCCCCCTTGTaggagggctggggacagtggAGTGACAGCTGGCCTGTCAGGTGAGTGACACTGTGTGGGTTCTGGCCTGTCGCCCCGGACAGGAGCAGGAAAGCCCACGATAAAGCTGAGTCCTTCCAGCCATGCAGGTACTGCTCTTGTGGTTAAAGCATGTCTGGAGAGAGCTGAGGACcccaggatggggctgggaagACACTTTGAGCACAAGACACGCTGTCGACTTAGGTCCCCAGCCCCCAGGTCAAGGAGGAGCACTTTCACCACCCAGGTCCTGCAGCATCCTGGTCCTGCTCGAACCAGGGGGACCAAATTCAAAGCATCCTTCTCAAGAGTTGGGGATGCATCCCATGCCCATCTCCCCTCACCTCCCGGCCAGACCTTGGGCTGCCTGCAAAGCATGaggaggcactggggggcttTCCCAAGCTCTGCCAGACAGATGGCCCCAGAGTCCTTCCCCACAGAGGATGCTGAGAGTCCCCAGTGGGGCGGGGGGAGGCTGCCTCTGAGCAACACCCACCTGAGAGGCCCCCCACATCCATCTTCTTCAGGTTCTTGGCTTCCAGGATGCAGACAGTGAGCTTCCCGGCTGTGGGCACGTaccggagggagatgcagataTCGCCCAGCTTCTCTGGCTGCCAAGCAGAGCAGCGAGTGGAGGTCAGAGCTTTGGCAGTGCCTCGGACTGCAGTGTTTGGACACAATCACACATGCAGGTCCCCCCAAACCCTGCTCAGTCCAGGCACAAGCTGGCACCCTGTGCACCAACACAAGAGTTTGATCATTGGGTCCAGGACAAGCCAGGCCCAGCATAGCACTCAGGATGTTTTCTAGTCTTCATTTTCtgttattaaaacatttttacacAGAGGAACAACAGGTCAGATCCTGCCCTGCTAGGACATTCATGGCACCCTGGTGGGACCCCACAGTGATCGTCACCCTGAGCACTGAAAGCAGAACTCGCCCCACAGCCAGCCCCCATCTCAATCCCCCAGCCAGGGGTTCAGCTGGCTGAGGGCTGGCTCTCACCTCCTCCTTCTCGCCACTCTGCAGGTCCCGCCACTCCTCGATGGGCTGGCCCAGGTCCACTGTGTTCATGGGCACCTTCACCTCACCGATGATGTCGTGCTTGGAGAAGCGATCGAAGTCGTAGATGGCCATCACCAGCGTCTTCCCACCCAGCTCCTGGTAGGGGACCTGCACAAAGGGACAACGACCGGGCTTCAAGCCAGGCCCACCCACTCCTGGAAGGGAAGGTCAGCACACGGGATTGCTGAAACCAGGGAGAAGGATGGGAGTGGGAGACAAGGTCCTGTGTTATGGATGAAGGGGCTCACCTTGAAGGTGAAGGTCTCATTGAAGGCAGGGTTGAGGGTCTTCTTCTGCACTTTGGTCTCGTACTTCTTCTTCTTGTCAGGGAGCAGGAACACCTTGACGTAGGGGTCTGAGGTGCCACCCATGTCCAAAGCCGGCAGTTCGGCAGCTTGGAGGATCCCCACTGTGAGCTGGAAGGGCGGAGGAGTCCTCAGTGAGACAGCCCAGCCATGCACTGCAGCTGCCAAGGGCTCATCTCCAGCCCAGCATGGGGCAGGACTTCCTCTGGCACAACACCCGGCTCCTCCTTCCCTCGTGTGCCTCCCAGTTCCAACACGGAGACCTGTCCTCTCAACTCCCCCCTGGGCAAACCCCACTCCTCAGCTGAGCCCCAGCCACTCCATCACCTGGTTTGCCTGGAAGTCGTAGTCCAGTGAGAACTGCAGCTTGCCCAGGTTCTCtggctccttctcctcttcctcaccttCCCCCTCTGTCAGGCCCGTCTCTGCGTCATCGTCGTCCTGTTGGTCCTGGAATGGCAGCCAAGGTGTCCAGCTCAGCAGGATGGTCacagcccagcagccccagccccacaccactGGGGACCTCAGCACCCCAACCCTCCTGGCATCTCAACACCCAGGTTGTCCCCACCAGGGGAAAGGAGACCCACGGGCTGGGGACATGAAGCACTGACAGGGCAggctgggggtggcactggctgtGCCACAGCCACGCGGCCACCAGGGAGCCCCCGGTGCTGGTCCAGCCAAGATGATGTGGGGCTGCCAGGGGTGCCAGGACAAGGAACTGACTCCAGTGGAGGGAGTTTTGGTGCTTGCAGGTGGTGGGTCCTGTAGTGCCCAGCCCGTGCTTGGAGGAGCCCTACAGCCAGAGCCAAGGGCTTATCAGGGCCATTTCCAGGCTTTGCAGGCCCAGAAATAGATTGTCCCCAGGAAATCCACCccctcttcctgcctctccaAGTGCAGTCCACGGGGTGGGAGTCCCAGCTCCTTACCCCCTCTTTGATGTGTCCCCAgtcccccatcccaccctggaAGCAGATGATGGAGGAGGCTCATGGTGGCACTTACGTGGAGGGTGTCCCAGAGCAGAgaggcagccagggcaggaggacAGCGAGGGCACCGTGGGCAAAGAGAGACACGTTACACAGACACCGAGGGACCCATGGCAGGGTGGGGGATCAGGGCTTGTACGACCCCGTGGAGCCCCAGAGGACGCAGCCCTTGCTCTCCACTGGGGAATCCCACCCCAcatctcccccctctcctgctccagccctgctgcatgCCCATGGTGCCCACATGGCTCTGAAGAGCAGGGACAGACACCCAGATTCTCCCACCCCCTCCAAATGGCCGTGGGTCAAGGCCATTGAAATGGCCAGGGTGGCCCCAAGCCTGTGGGTACCAAAGCCCACCTCGGGCTGGCCCCCAGGATGAGATACCAGCACCTGCCACTACACCACAGACTTTCTGGGGATCCCAGACTGAGGGGTGTTTTGGCCTGGTGGCCCTGCCCTCTCAGCTAAAGGCTCAGAGAAATGAGTGTGACCCAGAGGGAGGCAAGAGACACAAAGGATTAAATCAACATTTCCTGGCTCAGGTGAAGCATTGGCAGGTCCAGGCCAGCTTGAGCCTGGTCTGCCTGGGCCACCAGACACT
Above is a window of Aphelocoma coerulescens isolate FSJ_1873_10779 chromosome 26, UR_Acoe_1.0, whole genome shotgun sequence DNA encoding:
- the SYT2 gene encoding synaptotagmin-2, producing the protein MTFKQASMMAPEATASTLPMSTMENSTEAAGPGESKEDMFTKLRDKFMNELNKIPLPPWALIAIAVVAGLLILTCCFCICKKCCCKKKKNKKEKGKGMKNAMNMKDMKSGNQDDDDAETGLTEGEGEEEEKEPENLGKLQFSLDYDFQANQLTVGILQAAELPALDMGGTSDPYVKVFLLPDKKKKYETKVQKKTLNPAFNETFTFKVPYQELGGKTLVMAIYDFDRFSKHDIIGEVKVPMNTVDLGQPIEEWRDLQSGEKEEPEKLGDICISLRYVPTAGKLTVCILEAKNLKKMDVGGLSDPYVKIHLLQNGKRLKKKKTTVKKKTLNPYFNESFSFEIPFEQIQKVQVVITVLDYDKLGKNEAIGKIFTGFNSTGTELRHWSDMLANPRRPIAQWHSLKPEEEVDAALGKNK